The sequence below is a genomic window from Paenibacillus silvisoli.
GGCATGGGCTTCGTCGACGTGAACGGCGATGGCCGCATGGACATCGTGCTGGCGGGCGGCTGGCTGGAGCAGCCGGAGGATCCTTTTGCCGGCTTGTGGACGTTCCATCCGGAGTTCTCGCTGGGCAGCGCGAGCGTGCCCGTTCTCGGCCATGACGTGAACGGCGATGGTCTGATCGATCTGATCGTCGGCCAGGCGCATGACTACGGGCTGCACTGGTACGAGCAAGGGCGCGCCGAAGACGGCTCGCGGACATGGAAGAAGCACGAAATCGACATGAGCGGCTCGCAGTTCCACGACCTGTGGCTCGTCGATCTCGATCTCGACGGCGAGCTGGAGCTGATTACGGGCAAGCGGTACCGCGCCCATAACGACGGCGACCCCGGGGCGCACGATCCGATCGGGCTCTATTATTACAAAATCAACGGCGGCGCGTTCAAGAAGCATGTCATCGACTTCGGCCCCGCCGGCGAAGCGTCGGGCGCAGGCATCTACTTCTGGGTGCAGGACCTGACCGGCAACGGGTATCCCGACATCGTAGCTCCAGGTAAGGACGGCCTATATTTATTTCAAAATCACGGGAGGGATAGCGAAGCATGAGCAAATTACGAATCGGTTTCGTCGGCGGCGGCGGGATGGGACAGATGGCGCATCTGAGCAATTATGCGGTATTGAAGGATCAATGCGAGGTGGTCGCGCTGGCGGAGGTGCGTCCGCAATCGGCGGCTTTGGTCGCGGGGCGTTACGGCATTCCCGAGGTGTATGCGAGCCATCACGAGCTGTTGGCGAACGCGCAGGTGGACGCGATCGTCGCGCCGCAGCAGTATCGGCATCATCCGGCGTTGATTCCGGATATTTTGCGCGCGGGCATTCCGGTGTTTACCGAGAAGCCGCTTTGCTTGACCGTCGAAGCCGGCCGGGAATTGGTCCGGATCAGCGAGGAGACCGGCACGCTGCATATGGTCGGCTATCACAAGCGGTCCGATCCTGCGATGGAGCGCGCCAAGAAGGAGGTCGACGCTTGGAAAGCGAGCGGCGATTACGGCAAGCTGCGCAGCATCCGCGTCGTGATGCCTCCGGGCGATTGGGTGGCCGGGGCCGACATGCCGCTTAGCGCAGGCGAACCTTATCCGGCGCTCGTGCTCGAGGAAGGGCCGGCGGATTACACGGAGCAGCAGACGCGCGAGCTGGATACGTTCGTGAACTACTATATCCATCAAGTGAACGCGATCCGTTTCTTCTTAGGCGAGAATTACAAGCTGACGTTCGGCGACCGCGCCGGCCTGCTGCTCGTCGGCGAAAGCGAGAGCGGCGTGACCGTGACGCTCGAGATGGCGACGTACCTCACGTCCATCGAGTGGCATGAGCAGGTGCTGTGCTCGTTCGAAAAAGGCTTCGTCCGCGTCGACCTCCCTGCCCCGCTCGTGCGCCAGCAAGCGGGCAAGGTGACGATCTACAAGGACAATCCGCAGCTGGGCGAGCCGGAAATCGTGCAGCCGATCATGCCGAACGTGTCGGCGATGCGCAACCAGGCTTTGAACTTCCTCGCCGCCGTACGGGGCGACCGTCCTGCGCCTTGCACGTCCAAGGAGGCGCTCGAGGATCTTATCCTTGCCCGGTCTTATATTGATTTTATGTCCCGCACGTACGGGCAGCAGCCCGCGAATACGTAAGGAGACGGCGGAGTTTCATAGGGCGGGGGCAGCCGCGGCTCGAGGGCGGCGGATGCGGTGCATTTCACCACCGCCGCCACGGCTGAATTTGCGCTGACCGCGCCCCTCGCCCACCGCCACCGCGGCTAACGAACTCAGGAGCGCTTATTCGGGCAAAAAGCAGGCTTTTGTGCGGCTAACGAACTCCAGAAGCGTTATTTGCCCCTGGAGCACCGCAAAACGGCTATTTTCCGCCCAATAAGGTTGCTGAGGTTCGTTAGATTTTCAAAGAGGCCATTTTCGCGGAAATAAGCACGATACGGTTCTTTAGCCGCAAGCTGACGGGTTACGACTCGCCGTTGCGGCTTTACGAGACTCGAGTCGTTGTTCACGGTCACGAATCGCCATGCGAAGAAACCAATGCCCCCGGGGCACAGCCCCGCAAAAACATTAGAAGGAGCTGAAACGATGAGAAAAATCGCGATCATTGGAGCCGGCAGCATCGTGTTCTGCAAAACGCTGATGCTCGACATTATGGCCACGAAGGACTTGGAGGAGACGGAGTTTGTTTTGATGGCGCCGTCGACGGGCAAGACGACGCAGGTGAAAGCTTTTGCCGATAAGGTCATCGCGCATAACGGACTGAAATCGAAGGTATCGATTACGACGGACCGCAGGGAAGCGCTTCGCGGCGCCAACTATGTCATTACCTCCTTCCAGGTCGGCGGCGTCGATCTGTTCGAGAAGGATTACAAAATCCCGCTTTCCTACGGCGTCGACCAGTGCATCGGCGATACGCTCGGGCCGGGCGGCGTTTTCCGCGCGCTGCGCAGCATTCCCATCATTCTCGACGTAGCCCGCGACATGGAAGAGCTTTGCCCGGACGCGACGCTGCTGAACTACGTCAATCCGATGGCGATGGTTTGCTGGGCGCTCGGCGAGACGAAAATCAAATACGTCGGTCTATGCCACGGCGTGCAGACCACGCTTGATCTCATCTCCGGCTACGTCGGCGTGCCGAAGCACGAAATCGACTACGTCTCCGCGGGCATTAACCATATGGGCTGGTTTACGAAGCTGTCGCATAAAGGGCAGGACCTGTATCCGATTTTACGCGAGAAATTCGAGCAGCCGGAGTTCTATGTGAACGAGAAGGTTCGCGGCGAAGTGTTCCGCCACTTCGGCTATTTCATGACCGAATCGACCGGCCATCTGTCCGAATACGTGCCTTGGTTCCGCTCCAGCCGGGAAGCGCTCGACCTTTACTGCGACGAGCCTTCCTTCGGAGGCGAAAGCGGTGCCTATTACACGTGGTGCACCTATGTAGCGAACAAATACCGCGAGAAAGACGTGCTGGCCGACGAGCCGCTCGCTCTGCCGCCCCGCAGCGTCGAGTATTGCGCCTACATCATCGAAGCGCTGGAAACGGGCCGCACCTTCAAATTCAGCGGCAACCTGCGCAACAACGGCATGATTTCGAATCTGCCGGAAGACTGCTGCGCCGAGGGTCTCGTCTTTGCAGA
It includes:
- a CDS encoding FG-GAP repeat domain-containing protein: MLQFKKRRLSDEKYEACAVFDVNGDGIPDIVSGAYWYEGPDYAKKHFIGDVLEISEYHDDFSDYPMDVDGDGRLDIITGAWWGETLRWRRNPGEAGATWETIDVDKCGSIETIRYYDIDGCGVPEIFPNTPGMPQSFYKLVRDADGKGIGVFLKYTISEGASGHGMGFVDVNGDGRMDIVLAGGWLEQPEDPFAGLWTFHPEFSLGSASVPVLGHDVNGDGLIDLIVGQAHDYGLHWYEQGRAEDGSRTWKKHEIDMSGSQFHDLWLVDLDLDGELELITGKRYRAHNDGDPGAHDPIGLYYYKINGGAFKKHVIDFGPAGEASGAGIYFWVQDLTGNGYPDIVAPGKDGLYLFQNHGRDSEA
- a CDS encoding Gfo/Idh/MocA family protein, whose protein sequence is MSKLRIGFVGGGGMGQMAHLSNYAVLKDQCEVVALAEVRPQSAALVAGRYGIPEVYASHHELLANAQVDAIVAPQQYRHHPALIPDILRAGIPVFTEKPLCLTVEAGRELVRISEETGTLHMVGYHKRSDPAMERAKKEVDAWKASGDYGKLRSIRVVMPPGDWVAGADMPLSAGEPYPALVLEEGPADYTEQQTRELDTFVNYYIHQVNAIRFFLGENYKLTFGDRAGLLLVGESESGVTVTLEMATYLTSIEWHEQVLCSFEKGFVRVDLPAPLVRQQAGKVTIYKDNPQLGEPEIVQPIMPNVSAMRNQALNFLAAVRGDRPAPCTSKEALEDLILARSYIDFMSRTYGQQPANT
- the melA gene encoding alpha-galactosidase, translating into MRKIAIIGAGSIVFCKTLMLDIMATKDLEETEFVLMAPSTGKTTQVKAFADKVIAHNGLKSKVSITTDRREALRGANYVITSFQVGGVDLFEKDYKIPLSYGVDQCIGDTLGPGGVFRALRSIPIILDVARDMEELCPDATLLNYVNPMAMVCWALGETKIKYVGLCHGVQTTLDLISGYVGVPKHEIDYVSAGINHMGWFTKLSHKGQDLYPILREKFEQPEFYVNEKVRGEVFRHFGYFMTESTGHLSEYVPWFRSSREALDLYCDEPSFGGESGAYYTWCTYVANKYREKDVLADEPLALPPRSVEYCAYIIEALETGRTFKFSGNLRNNGMISNLPEDCCAEGLVFADRNGLHRTVVGELPPQCAALNMTNINVQRLTVLAAKTGDPETVVQAVAMDPLTSSVLTLKQIREMVTEMLIAQQEYLPQFEGRLPRPTPTIPIPANVQRAEVPIDPALAVYSRFGELAK